The following coding sequences are from one Treponema parvum window:
- a CDS encoding glycosyltransferase, whose amino-acid sequence MNPNDNCLNTSERRENIVISLTSYPARFNTLDLCIKSIFNQSVKADKIVLYLDDFVLDSEIPSKIKELCKNGLTIKKIPHNLRSHKKYFFAMHEYTDSIIITFDDDVIYRKNTVKHLLNSYFKYPKCISAMRVHKITYSKNGAAEPYEKWKKEYRKITSPSFLLCATGVGGVLYPPHILPKDTFDTEAIKKHCYKADDIWLKFMELKSAVPVVWKKTRHVHPVEIALHRDTGLNLENVNKNQNDKYIKDMENFTGIHLDDWKSV is encoded by the coding sequence ATGAATCCTAACGATAACTGTCTGAACACCTCCGAACGAAGAGAAAATATAGTCATTTCCCTTACAAGTTATCCGGCAAGATTCAATACCCTTGACCTTTGTATAAAAAGTATATTTAACCAGTCGGTAAAGGCGGATAAAATAGTCTTATACCTTGACGATTTTGTTTTAGACAGTGAAATACCGAGTAAAATTAAAGAACTTTGTAAAAACGGACTTACAATAAAAAAAATCCCTCATAACCTTCGCTCACATAAAAAATATTTTTTTGCAATGCATGAATATACCGATTCAATCATTATAACCTTTGACGACGATGTCATTTACAGGAAAAACACAGTAAAACATCTGCTTAACTCATATTTCAAATACCCAAAATGCATATCCGCTATGCGCGTTCATAAAATAACGTATTCAAAAAACGGTGCAGCGGAACCCTATGAAAAATGGAAAAAAGAATACAGAAAAATCACCTCCCCTTCTTTTTTGCTTTGTGCAACGGGCGTAGGCGGAGTACTTTATCCGCCGCATATTTTACCGAAAGACACCTTTGACACGGAAGCGATAAAAAAGCACTGTTACAAGGCCGACGACATATGGCTTAAATTCATGGAACTTAAAAGCGCCGTCCCCGTCGTATGGAAAAAGACAAGACATGTTCACCCAGTTGAAATTGCGCTGCACAGAGACACGGGACTTAATCTTGAAAATGTAAATAAAAATCAAAACGATAAATACATAAAAGATATGGAAAATTTTACGGGAATCCACTTAGACGACTGGAAATCCGTATAG
- a CDS encoding nucleotide sugar dehydrogenase, with protein sequence MNITIAGTGYVGLSNAILLAQNSTVTAVDLVKSKVDLINNKKSPIVDKEIEEYLSQKKLDLVATTDEKTAYDSPDIVVIATPTNYDTEKNFFDTSSIESVLKIIERRCPNTTVVIKSTVPVGYTEKIYSRFNIKNLLFSPEFLREGHALYDNLYPSRIVVSYPLEQPELKAKALQFAELLKQGAIKKDIAVLTPNCTEAEAIKLFANTYLALRVAYFNELDTYSEVRGLNTRQIIEGISLDPRIGDFYNNPSFGYGGYCLPKDTKQLLANFNSVPQNLIQAIVQSNKTRKEFIASQILSKNPKAVGIYRLTMKANSDNFRQSSIQDIMKILRGEGVEVLIYEPTLTCDEFEKFRVIHNFDEFAKNCDVILANRMSEELSKVPEKVYTRDLYSRD encoded by the coding sequence ATGAATATAACAATCGCAGGAACTGGCTATGTTGGCCTTTCAAACGCAATTCTTTTGGCGCAAAATAGCACGGTTACGGCTGTTGACCTTGTAAAATCTAAGGTTGATTTAATAAATAACAAAAAATCTCCTATCGTCGATAAAGAAATCGAAGAATATCTTTCACAGAAAAAACTTGATTTAGTTGCAACTACTGATGAAAAAACCGCATACGACTCCCCAGACATCGTCGTCATTGCAACTCCTACAAATTATGATACTGAAAAAAACTTTTTTGACACTTCTTCTATCGAGTCTGTGTTAAAAATTATCGAAAGACGATGTCCTAATACCACCGTTGTAATAAAATCCACAGTTCCTGTTGGTTACACAGAAAAAATCTATTCTCGTTTTAATATAAAAAATCTTCTTTTTAGCCCAGAGTTTTTGCGCGAAGGTCATGCTCTTTACGATAACCTCTACCCTAGCCGTATTGTTGTAAGTTATCCCCTTGAACAGCCAGAACTAAAGGCAAAGGCTTTGCAATTTGCTGAACTTTTAAAACAAGGTGCTATAAAAAAAGACATCGCGGTGCTAACTCCAAATTGCACAGAAGCGGAGGCGATTAAGCTTTTTGCAAACACTTATCTTGCGCTTCGCGTTGCTTACTTTAATGAATTGGACACGTATTCAGAAGTGCGTGGATTAAACACTCGACAAATTATCGAAGGAATAAGTTTAGATCCTCGCATTGGAGATTTTTATAACAATCCTTCGTTTGGCTATGGTGGCTACTGTCTCCCAAAGGACACAAAACAATTGCTTGCAAATTTCAATTCTGTTCCACAAAATCTCATCCAAGCGATTGTACAATCTAACAAAACGAGAAAAGAGTTTATCGCTTCGCAAATTTTATCGAAAAATCCGAAAGCTGTTGGAATTTATCGCTTAACTATGAAAGCAAATAGCGACAATTTCCGACAAAGTTCCATTCAAGATATAATGAAAATCCTTAGAGGCGAAGGTGTTGAAGTTTTAATCTATGAGCCAACTCTTACCTGTGATGAATTTGAAAAATTCCGTGTGATTCATAACTTCGACGAATTTGCAAAAAATTGCGATGTAATTCTTGCAAACCGTATGTCAGAAGAACTGTCTAAGGTGCCAGAAAAAGTTTATACTCGCGACCTTTATTCACGAGATTGA
- a CDS encoding GtrA family protein: MKITELFDLKLLKFLIVGVINTIVGAGTMFLLYNLAHCNYWLSSSCNYIVGGICSYFLNKYFTFKNHKKSFGQIIKFVVLLVICYLIAYVLAKYFIYLIFSSQSVKIKDNIAMLTGEFLYLAMNYLGQRLVVFKNKE; this comes from the coding sequence ATGAAAATCACTGAACTTTTTGATTTAAAATTGCTCAAATTTTTAATCGTAGGCGTAATAAATACGATTGTTGGTGCAGGAACTATGTTTTTGCTTTACAATCTTGCTCATTGTAATTATTGGCTTTCTTCATCATGCAATTATATAGTAGGCGGAATTTGCAGTTACTTTTTAAACAAATATTTTACATTCAAAAATCACAAAAAAAGCTTTGGTCAAATTATTAAGTTTGTTGTATTGCTTGTTATCTGCTATTTAATCGCATACGTTCTTGCAAAATATTTCATCTATCTTATTTTTTCATCACAAAGCGTAAAAATCAAAGATAATATTGCAATGCTCACAGGAGAATTTTTATACCTAGCAATGAATTACCTTGGTCAAAGGCTTGTTGTGTTTAAAAATAAGGAGTAA
- a CDS encoding glycosyltransferase family 2 protein, with the protein MSKVSLIVPCYNEESNIIPFYEEILKTFKDIDADFELLFIDDGSKDKTLEKIKNLHNDDKRVKCVSFARNFGKEAALFAGIRNVTGDCAVILDADLQHPPCVIKEMFQKWKEGFEVVEGIKTSRGKESILHKAFSQIFYGLMSKAVKMDMKNSSDYKLLDKKVIAQLAALKERNTFFRALSFWVGFKKTTVYYEVQERMSGVSKWSTKALTRYAINNVICFSYAPLHIIAVVGFIFIFIAIGVSIDALISFIRGNAAQGFPTIILVLLLGFGAILISLGIIGVYIAQIYDEVKMRPQYVIGEKIE; encoded by the coding sequence ATGTCTAAAGTATCTCTTATAGTTCCTTGTTATAATGAAGAATCGAATATCATACCTTTTTATGAAGAAATATTGAAAACTTTTAAAGATATAGACGCTGACTTTGAATTACTTTTTATCGATGATGGCTCTAAAGATAAAACTTTAGAAAAGATTAAAAATTTGCATAACGATGATAAGCGAGTAAAATGCGTTTCATTTGCTAGAAATTTTGGCAAAGAAGCCGCTCTTTTTGCCGGCATTAGAAATGTTACAGGTGATTGTGCTGTTATTTTGGATGCGGATTTGCAACATCCTCCTTGCGTCATCAAAGAAATGTTCCAAAAGTGGAAAGAAGGTTTTGAAGTTGTTGAAGGAATAAAAACTTCCAGAGGTAAAGAAAGCATTTTGCACAAAGCCTTTAGTCAAATTTTTTACGGACTTATGAGCAAAGCAGTAAAGATGGACATGAAAAATTCCAGCGACTACAAACTTCTCGACAAAAAAGTCATCGCTCAACTTGCAGCATTAAAAGAGCGCAATACTTTTTTTAGAGCGCTTTCGTTTTGGGTTGGTTTTAAAAAGACCACAGTTTATTATGAAGTTCAAGAACGCATGTCTGGAGTTTCAAAATGGTCTACAAAAGCCCTAACTCGCTATGCAATAAATAATGTTATATGCTTTAGTTATGCACCTTTACACATAATTGCAGTTGTTGGTTTTATATTTATTTTTATTGCAATTGGCGTAAGCATAGATGCGTTAATAAGTTTTATAAGAGGCAATGCTGCACAAGGATTCCCTACGATTATCCTTGTTTTGCTTTTAGGATTTGGTGCAATTCTTATTTCGCTAGGAATAATTGGAGTTTACATTGCCCAAATTTATGATGAAGTAAAAATGCGTCCTCAATATGTAATAGGTGAAAAAATTGAATAG
- a CDS encoding ChbG/HpnK family deacetylase, whose protein sequence is MNSLIDFHADDYALSQNSDDDIINLCKEGKLDSISIIPNLQVFESSVLKLNEAKKHFPKKIKISVHLNFMEGKPVSDCDLIRDLVDKKGFFCVSWGKLLIWNYNLFKRKKIKEQLAREISAQIEKCIKAEVFHIDCLRIDSHQHPHMIPLFRQAIFDALKDKNYKIEYIRNTNDPINFYKKSKSGKTNFSNILKCLILNHYSKRFSKILKKNNLPDSYLCGVYYSGKMDERIENALPIFNGEAKKHNRQFELLFHPGTMLKEELTQEFTKEGFVEFHLSKNRNIEYSMCKNMKRN, encoded by the coding sequence TTGAATAGTCTTATAGATTTTCATGCAGACGATTATGCTTTATCACAGAATTCCGACGATGACATCATAAATCTTTGCAAGGAAGGAAAACTCGACAGCATAAGTATTATTCCAAATTTACAAGTTTTTGAAAGCAGTGTATTAAAGTTAAACGAAGCAAAAAAACATTTTCCGAAAAAAATAAAGATTTCTGTTCACTTAAATTTTATGGAAGGAAAACCTGTATCCGATTGCGACCTGATTCGAGATTTGGTTGATAAAAAAGGTTTTTTCTGCGTTAGTTGGGGGAAACTTTTGATATGGAACTACAACCTATTCAAAAGAAAAAAGATAAAAGAACAACTTGCACGAGAAATATCTGCACAAATAGAAAAATGCATAAAAGCGGAAGTTTTTCATATTGATTGTTTAAGAATAGATAGCCATCAACATCCACACATGATACCACTTTTCAGACAAGCGATTTTTGACGCGCTAAAAGATAAAAATTACAAAATAGAATATATAAGAAATACAAACGACCCGATAAATTTCTATAAAAAATCAAAATCAGGAAAAACAAATTTTAGCAATATTCTAAAGTGTTTGATTTTAAACCACTACTCAAAAAGGTTTTCTAAGATACTAAAAAAAAACAATCTTCCGGACAGTTATCTTTGTGGAGTTTATTATAGCGGCAAAATGGACGAAAGAATTGAAAACGCACTTCCAATTTTTAATGGCGAAGCAAAAAAACACAATCGCCAATTTGAACTTTTATTTCATCCTGGCACAATGCTAAAAGAAGAACTCACACAAGAATTTACAAAAGAAGGTTTTGTAGAATTTCATCTGTCAAAAAACCGAAATATTGAATATTCCATGTGTAAAAATATGAAAAGGAATTGA
- a CDS encoding glucosyltransferase domain-containing protein yields the protein MDKVIGRNLRDPQKWSRILKGILHIPVFSCAIFIFNNFFTLGLKTAEKIKQIFFNIFSKLKKSDLIAFILFFTVFFFIAYYKIIDSDFYYADDKARLIGDDKTSWISFGRYVSQFFSVFIHTSFPLVDVAPLTQFFSILIMSFSLMILILILDNKIKIAKSFPLTFLFISPFFSQCFSYRFDNIYMTLAVFFTLIPFLFKDDKISFIYLSIVFLVLSCMSYQAATSVYIMLVIFISLNKIKKNENIKEVIKFILSSVISFTIALLIYKLLFDCSSDPKYFVPATEENYFSTSISIQVIPQNIKNYVLIVANNVGGIWLKVFIICSAIIYYVFSIKNSKINKFIFAAVSIVFIATAFILSLGPYMILKKPLLAPRVFMGFNMFIALILYFCVENILCSNLSVKNKYIFSIPTHFVIYGCITFLYAYGNCLSHQKEYSDFRFQLIINDMNEYIKEGDVYISFKGKSTDYCQALDVAVKQYPIINLLLENQPSPNSSWNDEYLYKFNLVSEQENSKEKLPLLKESYYHDLYGKDNHFVVNLKK from the coding sequence ATGGATAAGGTTATTGGCAGAAATTTACGAGACCCCCAAAAATGGTCAAGAATTTTAAAAGGTATATTGCACATACCTGTTTTTTCCTGTGCAATTTTTATTTTTAATAACTTTTTTACCTTAGGTCTTAAAACTGCAGAAAAAATAAAGCAAATATTTTTCAACATTTTTTCAAAGTTAAAAAAATCAGATCTTATCGCCTTTATTCTTTTTTTTACAGTTTTCTTTTTTATCGCTTATTATAAAATTATAGATTCTGACTTTTATTATGCAGACGACAAAGCAAGGCTGATTGGTGACGACAAAACCTCATGGATTTCCTTTGGCAGATATGTGTCCCAGTTTTTTTCAGTTTTTATTCACACATCTTTTCCTTTGGTAGATGTAGCACCCCTAACTCAATTCTTTTCAATACTCATAATGAGTTTTTCATTGATGATTTTAATCTTAATCTTAGATAATAAGATAAAAATTGCAAAATCATTTCCACTGACATTCCTTTTTATATCACCTTTTTTTTCACAATGTTTTTCTTACAGATTTGATAACATATACATGACTCTTGCAGTATTTTTTACCTTAATACCATTTTTATTTAAAGATGATAAAATCTCATTCATATATTTATCAATTGTATTTTTAGTGCTTTCATGCATGAGCTATCAAGCGGCAACATCTGTTTATATAATGCTTGTAATCTTTATAAGTTTGAACAAAATAAAGAAAAATGAAAACATAAAAGAAGTGATAAAATTCATTCTTAGTTCTGTAATTTCGTTTACGATTGCTCTTCTAATCTATAAATTGCTATTCGATTGTTCTTCTGATCCAAAATATTTTGTACCCGCTACAGAAGAAAATTATTTTTCAACTTCGATTTCAATACAGGTGATTCCTCAAAATATTAAAAATTATGTTTTGATTGTTGCAAATAATGTGGGCGGTATTTGGTTAAAGGTATTTATAATTTGTTCTGCAATAATCTACTATGTATTTTCAATAAAAAACTCAAAAATAAATAAATTTATTTTTGCAGCGGTTTCCATTGTGTTTATTGCAACTGCATTTATACTTTCGCTTGGCCCATATATGATATTAAAAAAACCTTTGCTCGCCCCGAGAGTTTTTATGGGTTTTAACATGTTTATCGCCTTAATTTTATATTTTTGTGTGGAAAACATACTCTGTTCAAATCTTTCAGTAAAGAATAAATATATATTTTCAATTCCAACTCATTTTGTAATATACGGTTGCATAACCTTTTTATATGCTTATGGAAATTGTCTTTCGCATCAAAAAGAGTATTCTGACTTTAGGTTTCAGCTTATCATCAACGATATGAATGAATATATAAAAGAAGGCGATGTTTACATATCGTTCAAAGGAAAATCCACAGATTACTGCCAAGCATTAGACGTCGCCGTAAAGCAATACCCAATAATAAATCTGCTTTTAGAAAATCAACCTTCGCCAAATTCATCTTGGAATGATGAATATCTATATAAATTCAATTTAGTTTCGGAGCAAGAAAATTCAAAAGAAAAACTCCCCTTATTAAAAGAATCTTATTATCACGATTTATATGGAAAAGATAATCACTTTGTTGTAAATCTAAAAAAATAG
- a CDS encoding glucosyltransferase domain-containing protein codes for MKKQNKIITLIFSSLIILALIPCLFPQIQHLAVLFVEKLKHDDIHDSFWMKQMFAFAICIIFTILAINAVLFTQKGRKIFEHNIESFKKILDLIKDDKKYLFTIFLLYLFGYITIFRANFWNKAIDDLARQIEGSRDWMNWYRYISEIGSIFIHTSKQLIDIAPLTQVIASFFVALASFFIIHIFNKKFTYFSCIASLPVGLFPYFLSNLSYRYDSPYMAFAVLVSIVPFLFIEDKTTFITISVLCLFFMCTSYQSASGIYIFMSMLCVFTMWTQDKKPVQEILKTTLICILCYGLTLFVFSKIFIPKPDYEVYADEAINISCLIPNTITYIKNLLSQLAGTPILYFSMAVFVLFIVHSFINTNINRLFSSFLSVLILIIAIPFTFGSYLALEKPLYSARAFIGIGVFIGCLSVIVLSNKNSTSNKFLNLSKILTFCLSWCLFAFSFAYGNAQADQKDYIHFRTTLLLKDLSEVIEDTDKDVELLFVSDIGHSRTVQNLIEVYPVAKELIDIGLTPHRPSEFVLQSYNFCELKAGTNTDFRKDDLPVLVDNQYNKIQGKNNKYLITFKNPHFKVIRTRNIEG; via the coding sequence ATGAAAAAACAAAATAAAATCATCACCTTAATTTTTTCTAGCCTCATAATATTAGCGCTTATTCCTTGTCTTTTTCCTCAAATTCAGCATTTGGCGGTTTTGTTTGTAGAAAAACTAAAACATGATGATATACACGATTCTTTTTGGATGAAACAGATGTTTGCGTTTGCGATATGCATAATATTTACGATATTGGCTATAAATGCAGTTCTGTTTACGCAAAAAGGCAGAAAAATCTTTGAACACAATATAGAATCATTCAAAAAAATATTAGATTTGATTAAAGATGATAAAAAGTATCTTTTTACAATTTTTCTTTTATATCTGTTTGGTTATATAACAATATTTAGGGCAAATTTTTGGAACAAGGCGATTGATGACCTTGCAAGACAAATCGAAGGTTCACGAGACTGGATGAATTGGTACAGATATATTTCTGAAATCGGCTCTATATTCATTCACACATCAAAGCAATTGATTGATATAGCACCTCTAACCCAAGTGATTGCATCTTTTTTTGTTGCCCTAGCCTCATTCTTCATAATCCACATATTCAATAAAAAATTCACTTATTTTTCGTGTATAGCGTCTTTGCCTGTGGGATTGTTTCCATACTTTCTTTCAAATCTATCCTACAGATACGATTCTCCTTACATGGCTTTTGCAGTTTTAGTCAGCATAGTACCTTTCTTATTTATTGAGGATAAAACGACTTTCATCACGATTTCTGTTTTGTGTTTATTTTTTATGTGTACTTCATACCAATCCGCTTCTGGAATATATATTTTTATGTCGATGCTTTGTGTTTTTACGATGTGGACACAAGATAAAAAGCCAGTGCAGGAAATTCTAAAAACAACACTTATATGCATATTGTGCTATGGATTAACGCTTTTTGTTTTTTCAAAAATTTTCATTCCAAAACCGGATTACGAAGTCTACGCAGATGAAGCGATAAATATCTCTTGCCTTATTCCAAATACAATAACTTATATAAAAAATCTTTTATCGCAGTTGGCTGGAACTCCAATTCTCTACTTTTCAATGGCAGTTTTTGTTCTTTTTATTGTTCACTCTTTTATTAATACAAATATCAATCGCTTATTTTCAAGTTTTCTTTCTGTCCTCATACTGATTATCGCGATACCTTTTACCTTTGGCTCGTATCTTGCTTTAGAAAAACCTCTATATTCAGCAAGAGCATTTATAGGAATTGGAGTCTTTATTGGCTGTCTATCTGTAATAGTATTATCTAATAAAAATTCAACTTCAAATAAATTTTTAAACCTTTCAAAAATACTAACTTTTTGTCTTTCATGGTGCTTGTTTGCTTTTTCATTTGCATATGGAAATGCACAAGCAGATCAAAAAGACTATATACATTTTAGGACAACGCTTTTATTGAAAGACCTTTCTGAAGTTATTGAAGACACAGACAAAGATGTTGAACTTTTATTTGTATCAGATATAGGTCATTCAAGGACAGTTCAAAATCTTATTGAAGTTTATCCAGTTGCAAAAGAATTAATTGACATCGGTTTAACTCCTCATAGACCTTCAGAATTCGTATTACAGTCTTACAATTTTTGCGAATTAAAGGCCGGAACAAATACCGATTTTAGAAAAGATGATTTACCAGTTTTGGTTGATAATCAATACAATAAAATTCAAGGGAAAAACAACAAGTACCTTATCACATTTAAAAATCCTCATTTTAAAGTTATAAGAACAAGAAACATAGAAGGATGA
- a CDS encoding glycosyltransferase family 4 protein, giving the protein MILINGSFLCRSLTGIERFAFEICKNLDELALKDEIAICIPKNAKTKVEYKNIKCIYSKKNCKSFPIWDHITFSVFLKKNGFIPLDFANVTPFFTPGLVFIHDIYAKVFPKDFTSFKEKLIKTYMCLMYRHAIKHAKKLMTVSEFSKNQIAEVYNVDKDEISVVPNGWDHFKNIDEDKSVLEKFPKLSEKEFYFTLGSLQKRKNLKWIAKYAKNHPNELFAVSGKIVSGMQSNDIKDLQTLPNVVLLGYVSDGEVKALMKKCKAFIFPSYYEGFGIPPLEALSVGAQIVVSKASCLPEIYGKTAHYINPQNCDISLEEILAQPVSSPKTILEHYTYKNSAKKLYGILKECNQ; this is encoded by the coding sequence ATGATACTGATTAACGGTTCTTTTCTGTGCCGAAGTTTAACCGGCATAGAGCGCTTTGCTTTTGAAATATGTAAAAATCTCGATGAGCTTGCCTTAAAAGATGAAATTGCAATCTGCATTCCAAAGAATGCAAAAACAAAAGTTGAATATAAAAACATAAAATGCATTTATTCCAAAAAAAATTGCAAAAGTTTTCCGATTTGGGATCATATCACTTTTTCTGTTTTTCTTAAAAAAAATGGTTTTATTCCGCTTGATTTTGCAAATGTAACTCCGTTTTTTACTCCAGGGCTTGTTTTTATTCACGATATTTACGCAAAAGTTTTTCCTAAGGATTTTACTTCTTTTAAAGAAAAACTAATAAAAACATATATGTGCCTTATGTACAGACACGCCATAAAACACGCAAAAAAACTTATGACAGTAAGCGAATTCAGCAAAAATCAAATTGCAGAAGTTTACAATGTCGATAAAGATGAAATTTCTGTAGTTCCAAACGGATGGGATCATTTTAAAAATATAGATGAAGATAAATCCGTCCTCGAAAAATTCCCAAAATTAAGCGAAAAAGAATTTTATTTTACCTTGGGAAGCCTTCAAAAACGAAAAAATTTAAAGTGGATTGCTAAATATGCAAAAAATCATCCAAACGAGTTATTTGCCGTTTCTGGAAAAATCGTTTCCGGAATGCAGAGCAACGATATAAAAGACTTGCAAACATTGCCAAACGTAGTGCTGCTCGGTTATGTTTCGGACGGAGAAGTAAAAGCTCTGATGAAAAAATGCAAGGCGTTTATCTTTCCAAGTTATTATGAAGGTTTTGGGATTCCCCCACTTGAAGCGCTTTCTGTTGGCGCACAAATTGTAGTTTCAAAAGCCTCTTGCCTGCCAGAAATTTACGGGAAAACAGCGCACTATATAAATCCTCAAAATTGCGATATTTCGCTGGAAGAGATTTTAGCACAGCCAGTTTCTTCTCCAAAAACGATTTTAGAACATTACACTTATAAAAACTCTGCTAAAAAATTGTATGGGATACTTAAGGAATGTAACCAGTGA